In a genomic window of Anaerolineae bacterium:
- a CDS encoding cation-translocating P-type ATPase, with translation MAANWHRLEIAEVLALLKTEPERGLTQTEAQRRLAEYGPNELVERGLKSPWLILWEQLTAVMVMLLIIAAVISAALGDYKDTAAILAIVVLNAILGFTQEYRAEKAMAALKKLAVPTVKVRRDGHVREISARELVPGDIVFLEAGGLVPADGRLLESVNLRTQEAALTGESEPVEKDPTPLTSEDLPLGDRRNMVYMGTVITYGRGLAVVTETGMRTELGRIAEMIQKVEREPTPLQRRLEQLGHGLALGALAIVAVVFILGLLRGEELRLMFLTALSMAVAAVPEGLPAVVTIALALGAQRMLKRHALIRKLPAVETLGSVTVICSDKTGTLTENRMTVAVLDVAGHTLNLTEALHRGQPIWMRSGNPHTLAGLLPETTTAPLEPALQLLLGGAALCNDAILETTDDGSNGLRVVGDPTEGALVIAAAQFGLLKAELERALPRVAEVPFTSERKRMTTVHQASKGRSPLSACLPDHLSTSYLVFTKGAVDSLLEVSKQVWVEGQIEGLTEDWRRRIQAANNRLAQDGMRVLGVAFRPLEALPAQADEETLERDLIFMGLVGMIDPPRPEVKEAVQTCKAAGIRPVMITGDHPLTAQHIARELGIATDGRVLTGQELASMSVEELETVVEEVSIYARVSPEHKLKIVEALQDRGHIVAMTGDGVNDAPALKKADIGVAMGITGTDVSKEAADMVLLDDNFATIVAAVEEGRVIYDNIRKFIKYTMTSNAGEIWTMLLAPFLGMPLPLLPLQILWINLVTDGLPGLALTVEPAERDTMRRPPYHPKENIFGRGMGRHILWVGLLMGLVSLGMGFWAWRTAHPTWQTMVFTTLTLSQMGHALAIRSGRDSLFRIGLLSNRPLLGAVLLTFVLQLAVIYVPFLQGIFKTVALPASDLAISLVLSTVVFWGVELEKWLLRRHG, from the coding sequence ATGGCTGCAAATTGGCATCGCCTAGAGATCGCAGAGGTCTTGGCACTTCTGAAGACAGAACCAGAACGCGGTCTGACCCAGACCGAGGCCCAACGTCGCCTAGCCGAGTATGGCCCTAACGAATTGGTTGAGCGTGGTCTGAAGAGCCCCTGGCTCATTTTGTGGGAACAACTCACGGCGGTGATGGTGATGCTCTTGATCATCGCTGCCGTGATTTCGGCGGCTCTGGGCGACTACAAAGACACAGCGGCTATCCTGGCCATTGTGGTACTCAATGCCATCCTCGGATTCACTCAAGAATATCGCGCCGAAAAGGCCATGGCCGCGCTGAAGAAGCTGGCTGTGCCTACTGTAAAGGTGCGCCGCGACGGCCACGTTCGCGAGATCTCAGCCCGGGAGCTGGTGCCTGGCGACATCGTCTTTCTGGAAGCCGGCGGCCTCGTGCCAGCCGATGGCCGACTGCTAGAAAGCGTAAACCTGCGAACCCAAGAGGCTGCCCTGACCGGCGAATCAGAGCCAGTAGAGAAGGATCCCACACCGCTGACTAGCGAGGATCTGCCTTTAGGCGACCGGCGCAACATGGTTTACATGGGCACAGTAATCACCTACGGCCGTGGTCTGGCTGTGGTCACTGAGACTGGGATGCGCACCGAGCTAGGCCGCATCGCCGAGATGATCCAGAAAGTGGAACGGGAGCCGACGCCCCTGCAACGTCGCCTGGAGCAGTTGGGGCATGGGTTGGCTTTGGGTGCCCTGGCCATTGTCGCTGTGGTCTTCATCCTAGGTCTACTGCGAGGCGAAGAATTGCGGCTAATGTTTCTAACGGCTCTCAGTATGGCTGTGGCAGCGGTGCCGGAAGGGCTGCCAGCCGTAGTCACCATCGCCCTTGCCTTGGGGGCTCAGCGCATGCTCAAACGCCACGCCCTGATTCGCAAACTGCCGGCGGTGGAAACGTTAGGCTCAGTGACAGTTATCTGCTCTGACAAGACCGGTACTCTGACCGAAAACCGCATGACAGTCGCAGTATTGGACGTGGCCGGACACACTTTGAACCTGACCGAGGCGTTACATCGTGGTCAGCCGATATGGATGCGGTCCGGGAATCCCCACACGCTGGCGGGGTTACTTCCGGAAACGACCACAGCCCCTTTAGAGCCGGCATTGCAATTGTTGCTCGGAGGGGCGGCCCTTTGCAACGATGCCATCCTAGAGACAACCGATGATGGATCGAACGGTCTGCGTGTGGTAGGCGATCCGACGGAAGGCGCGCTGGTGATAGCAGCCGCCCAGTTTGGCTTGCTGAAGGCCGAACTAGAGCGCGCCCTGCCCAGAGTTGCCGAAGTTCCTTTCACCTCAGAACGCAAACGTATGACGACGGTGCATCAAGCCAGCAAGGGAAGAAGCCCCTTATCTGCTTGTTTACCTGACCACTTGTCTACTTCTTACCTCGTCTTCACAAAAGGTGCGGTGGATAGCTTGTTGGAAGTATCCAAGCAGGTGTGGGTGGAAGGCCAGATTGAGGGACTGACCGAAGACTGGCGTAGGCGCATCCAGGCCGCTAACAACCGGTTAGCACAAGATGGAATGCGGGTGTTGGGTGTAGCCTTCCGGCCTCTGGAGGCGTTGCCAGCCCAGGCAGATGAGGAAACGTTGGAGCGCGACCTGATCTTCATGGGGTTGGTGGGCATGATTGACCCACCACGACCCGAAGTGAAAGAGGCAGTGCAAACGTGTAAGGCGGCCGGTATTCGCCCGGTGATGATCACCGGCGACCATCCCCTGACGGCTCAGCACATCGCCCGGGAGCTGGGTATCGCCACCGATGGCCGCGTGTTGACTGGTCAAGAGCTGGCCAGCATGTCGGTGGAGGAGCTGGAAACCGTCGTCGAAGAGGTTTCGATTTATGCTCGGGTTTCGCCGGAACACAAGCTTAAAATTGTGGAGGCATTGCAGGACAGAGGCCACATCGTGGCCATGACTGGTGACGGCGTCAATGACGCTCCGGCTCTCAAGAAGGCCGATATCGGGGTCGCCATGGGCATCACCGGCACCGATGTCTCTAAAGAGGCAGCGGATATGGTGCTTCTCGATGACAATTTCGCCACCATTGTGGCTGCCGTAGAGGAGGGCCGCGTCATCTACGATAATATCCGCAAATTCATCAAGTACACGATGACCTCCAACGCCGGCGAGATTTGGACCATGCTGCTGGCCCCTTTCCTGGGTATGCCCTTGCCGTTACTGCCCTTGCAGATCTTGTGGATCAACTTGGTGACCGATGGGCTGCCCGGCCTAGCCCTGACCGTGGAGCCAGCCGAACGCGACACCATGCGCCGGCCACCGTACCACCCTAAGGAGAACATCTTCGGGCGGGGGATGGGACGTCACATCCTATGGGTGGGCCTGCTTATGGGCTTGGTCTCCCTGGGCATGGGCTTCTGGGCCTGGCGCACAGCGCATCCCACTTGGCAGACCATGGTTTTCACCACGTTGACTCTGTCCCAAATGGGCCACGCGTTAGCCATCCGTTCGGGACGTGATTCCCTGTTCCGCATTGGCCTGCTTTCTAACCGACCACTATTGGGCGCCGTGCTATTGACCTTCGTCCTGCAATTAGCGGTGATATACGTTCCTTTCCTGCAGGGAATCTTCAAGACAGTGGCCTTGCCAGCCAGCGATCTGGCTATCAGCCTGGTTTTGAGCACTGTGGTCTTCTGGGGGGTGGAACTGGAAAAGTGGCTGTTGCGCCGGCATGGATGA
- a CDS encoding DUF456 family protein: MTTALIVLAWILMLAGLVGTLVPVLPGTALIWLGAAVYGWATGFAQVNGWLLLGLAAIALITHGLSYLTSALGARGLGASRWGMGGAVIGGLAGLLLLGPVGILVGPFVGAVVGETMAGRRGQEAVRAGMGGVLGALSGTFLNFLAGLAMISLVLLQIW, translated from the coding sequence ATGACTACGGCGTTGATCGTTCTAGCCTGGATTCTGATGTTGGCCGGCCTGGTGGGGACATTGGTGCCAGTTCTTCCGGGGACGGCTCTCATCTGGCTGGGTGCAGCCGTATACGGCTGGGCGACTGGCTTCGCTCAAGTGAACGGCTGGCTATTGTTGGGGCTGGCGGCTATCGCCCTCATAACCCATGGCCTGAGCTATCTGACCAGTGCCCTAGGAGCCAGGGGATTAGGCGCGTCGCGCTGGGGGATGGGAGGCGCAGTGATAGGCGGCCTGGCCGGTCTACTCCTGCTCGGACCTGTGGGCATACTCGTGGGACCTTTTGTCGGCGCCGTGGTCGGCGAAACTATGGCCGGCCGGCGGGGCCAGGAGGCTGTGCGAGCTGGCATGGGCGGTGTGCTCGGCGCCCTGAGCGGGACTTTCCTCAATTTCCTGGCTGGGCTGGCCATGATTAGCTTGGTGCTGTTACAGATATGGTGA
- a CDS encoding UPF0182 family protein yields MSGRAIAVVLSVVLFLILPQSVGWYTDWLWFESLGFQQVFLTRLGAQVGLFLASGLIFLGFFSISVGLAENLARRALGLREYPGSRMVRSWERSFRLMIVIGGIFLALIMAGSASTSWEVVLRYLNATSFGIADPLFGRDIGFFVFTLPLYRFVHGWLTALVILTLLAAVAVYFFRLFLPQLMVEGDDISTLTLTATLLTRPIKAHLLFLAVAWLLLMAWGYRLDLYELVFSTRGAAYGAGYTDVHARWPALNLLTGLTVLMALLLVITVFLRQGWRLPLIGIALWVIAGFLVGRLYPDFVQRFQVQPQELDRERPYIEYNIRFTRQAYALDRIQEVPLAGEEMVTPQEIAAHPDTVRNIRLWDPEPLLDTYNQLQSIRLYYEFVGIDVDRYVIDGQYRQVMLSARELAPERLPPEAQTWVNRRLQFTHGQGVAMSPVNELTPEGLPTFFVQDVPPRGKLSISRPEIYHGEKTEDYVIVRTRTPEFSYPKGEENVYTSYQGKIGVGVGSLFRRLLFAIRFGDLNILLSDALQPDSLILYHRNIRERMEKIAPFLLLDRDPYIVVADGQLYWIQDAYTYSDRYPYAQPFGEGRTFNYLRNSVKAVINAYDGAVTLYIADPEDPLILVWSKIFPGLFRSMDEMPPTLRAHLRYPQDLFAVQAEMYRTYHMQDPRVFYNKEDLWTIPNEVYLDKTVPMAPYYVIMRLPGESKEEFVLIRPYTPPNKNNMITWLAARSDGEHYGKLLALRYPKDRLVFGPMQVEARIDQDPVISEQITLWDQAGSQVLRGNMIVIPIGQSNLYVEPIYLQAEAGRLPEMKRVVLVNGNRVVMEPTVEAGLARLFGFDTVAALGKDLTSTLETPPAIPSSAPLSSPENEEAAALLASLQERYARIQEEMKALETDLQRLSELLGVGSE; encoded by the coding sequence ATGAGCGGACGAGCTATTGCTGTTGTGTTGTCAGTTGTTCTGTTCCTGATATTGCCCCAAAGTGTTGGTTGGTATACCGACTGGCTGTGGTTTGAAAGCTTGGGCTTCCAACAAGTTTTCCTCACCCGCTTAGGGGCTCAAGTGGGGCTTTTTCTGGCCAGCGGGCTAATCTTCTTGGGTTTCTTCAGCATTAGTGTAGGTTTAGCCGAAAACTTGGCCCGACGAGCCCTGGGATTGCGAGAGTACCCAGGCAGCAGAATGGTACGAAGCTGGGAGAGATCATTTCGCTTAATGATAGTAATCGGCGGAATCTTCTTGGCCTTGATCATGGCTGGGAGTGCCAGTACCTCTTGGGAAGTGGTGCTTCGCTATCTCAATGCCACTTCTTTTGGTATAGCCGACCCCCTCTTTGGCCGAGATATAGGCTTCTTTGTTTTCACCTTGCCCTTATACCGGTTTGTGCATGGCTGGCTGACGGCATTGGTTATCCTGACTCTACTAGCTGCAGTCGCTGTGTACTTCTTCCGCCTATTCTTGCCCCAGCTCATGGTGGAGGGGGACGATATATCCACTCTTACCCTTACTGCGACCCTACTTACTAGACCTATCAAGGCTCATTTGCTGTTTCTGGCAGTAGCGTGGTTGCTGTTGATGGCATGGGGTTACCGTCTGGATCTGTATGAGTTGGTTTTCTCCACTCGAGGTGCAGCTTACGGCGCCGGTTACACCGATGTCCATGCCCGTTGGCCAGCTCTGAATCTACTAACTGGGTTGACAGTTTTAATGGCTTTACTACTGGTGATCACTGTCTTCTTACGTCAGGGTTGGCGGTTGCCTCTAATTGGCATTGCTTTGTGGGTGATCGCCGGCTTTTTAGTTGGAAGGCTCTATCCTGACTTTGTGCAGCGCTTCCAAGTGCAACCCCAAGAATTGGACCGAGAACGGCCTTATATAGAATATAACATCCGCTTTACCCGACAGGCCTATGCCCTGGACCGTATCCAGGAGGTACCCTTAGCTGGCGAAGAGATGGTGACACCTCAGGAGATCGCTGCCCACCCAGACACGGTACGCAATATACGCCTATGGGATCCAGAGCCGCTGTTAGACACCTATAATCAGCTCCAAAGCATCCGCCTCTACTATGAGTTCGTGGGAATAGACGTGGACCGGTATGTCATAGACGGCCAGTACCGTCAGGTAATGCTCAGTGCTCGGGAGCTGGCACCGGAGCGATTGCCTCCTGAGGCGCAAACCTGGGTCAACCGTCGTCTGCAGTTCACTCACGGCCAAGGCGTGGCTATGAGCCCGGTCAACGAGCTGACACCAGAAGGATTGCCCACTTTCTTCGTCCAGGATGTGCCACCACGAGGCAAGTTGTCCATTAGCCGACCGGAAATTTACCATGGGGAGAAGACCGAGGACTATGTTATCGTTCGCACCCGCACCCCCGAGTTCAGCTACCCCAAAGGCGAGGAGAACGTCTACACTAGCTACCAGGGGAAAATTGGCGTAGGGGTGGGTTCCCTCTTTCGCCGGCTCCTCTTTGCCATACGCTTCGGAGATCTCAACATCTTGCTCTCTGACGCTCTGCAACCGGACAGTCTGATCCTATACCATCGCAACATTCGAGAACGGATGGAAAAAATCGCGCCTTTTCTGCTGCTGGATCGGGATCCCTATATTGTGGTCGCTGATGGACAGCTTTACTGGATCCAGGATGCTTACACTTATAGCGATCGCTACCCCTATGCCCAGCCTTTTGGAGAAGGACGTACCTTTAACTATCTACGCAACAGCGTTAAAGCGGTGATCAATGCTTATGACGGCGCTGTCACTCTCTATATCGCTGATCCGGAAGACCCCCTCATCCTCGTCTGGTCTAAAATCTTCCCCGGCCTCTTCCGGTCAATGGATGAAATGCCGCCAACGCTGCGAGCTCACCTTCGTTATCCCCAGGACCTCTTTGCGGTCCAGGCAGAGATGTATCGGACTTACCACATGCAGGATCCACGGGTCTTCTACAACAAAGAGGATCTGTGGACCATTCCCAATGAAGTCTATCTGGATAAGACAGTGCCTATGGCGCCTTACTACGTGATTATGCGTTTGCCGGGAGAGTCCAAAGAGGAGTTTGTCCTCATTCGACCTTACACCCCGCCCAACAAGAACAACATGATTACTTGGCTGGCAGCCCGTTCTGACGGCGAGCATTATGGCAAGCTGTTGGCCCTACGCTATCCCAAGGACCGGCTGGTCTTCGGTCCTATGCAAGTGGAAGCACGCATCGACCAGGATCCGGTGATCTCAGAACAGATCACCCTGTGGGATCAGGCCGGTTCTCAAGTGCTCCGAGGGAACATGATTGTGATCCCTATCGGCCAATCCAACCTCTATGTAGAGCCCATCTATCTCCAGGCCGAGGCGGGGCGACTACCGGAGATGAAGCGAGTAGTATTGGTCAACGGCAACCGGGTGGTAATGGAGCCCACGGTAGAAGCTGGCCTAGCACGCCTTTTTGGCTTTGACACCGTAGCTGCATTAGGAAAAGATCTCACCTCGACCCTGGAAACACCACCGGCTATCCCATCCTCGGCCCCCCTTTCTTCTCCTGAAAACGAGGAGGCGGCCGCTTTGTTAGCCTCACTGCAAGAGCGGTATGCTCGCATCCAGGAAGAAATGAAAGCCCTGGAGACAGATCTTCAACGTCTAAGCGAGCTATTGGGAGTAGGATCTGAATAG
- a CDS encoding Trk family potassium uptake protein — translation MRASRVLVLGFAALISLGTGLLSLPAATTNRERLPLVDALFTATSAVCVTGLTVVDTGVAFSPLGQAMILGLIQVGGVGFVVMAITVSVLIGRRVGLRERLLVREALGQIRLQGMVRLVLYVIAVALILESAGATLLFLRWLPEMGIAQAAWFAVFHAISAFTNAGFDLFSQMGSSSLSIYRNDLVIVGVVGGLIALGSLGVTVLDELWRWPRTRRLSLHSRLVLLVSVSLWIGGALLIFVDETLSGTLVGQLPLGQRLLTAAFHSISARTGGFSTVPLAEFSQASLIGLLTLMFIGASTASMGGGVKTNTIGALLMTVWSIARGRLEVEAFGRTIPQETIYKALAVVTGAMLWVLGASTILAILEDHALMPLLLETVSAFGTVGYSIGITSELSVAGKLVIIATMFAGRLGPLTLVAALTRQPQLPAVRYPEEKILIG, via the coding sequence TTGAGAGCATCGCGGGTGCTCGTGCTGGGCTTTGCGGCCCTTATCAGCCTGGGTACAGGGCTTCTTTCCCTGCCAGCCGCTACCACGAATAGGGAACGCCTGCCCCTAGTGGACGCGCTGTTCACTGCAACGTCAGCCGTATGTGTGACTGGCCTGACCGTGGTCGACACGGGTGTTGCCTTTTCCCCTCTGGGCCAGGCCATGATTTTGGGACTGATCCAAGTGGGGGGTGTCGGATTCGTGGTCATGGCTATTACCGTTTCGGTCCTCATCGGCCGAAGGGTAGGGCTGCGAGAGCGGCTACTGGTCCGCGAAGCCTTGGGGCAGATTAGGCTACAGGGGATGGTGCGATTAGTACTGTACGTGATAGCAGTGGCCTTGATCTTGGAGTCGGCTGGTGCAACGCTCCTCTTTCTGCGCTGGCTGCCAGAGATGGGTATAGCCCAGGCAGCCTGGTTTGCTGTGTTCCATGCCATCTCGGCCTTCACGAACGCGGGTTTCGACCTGTTCAGCCAGATGGGAAGCTCCAGTCTCAGCATCTACCGGAACGACCTGGTGATCGTCGGAGTGGTGGGCGGACTCATCGCTCTTGGCAGCCTAGGTGTCACAGTCTTGGACGAGCTATGGCGTTGGCCTCGCACCAGGCGCTTATCGCTCCACAGCCGGCTAGTTTTGCTCGTATCGGTCAGCCTGTGGATCGGAGGAGCACTGCTCATCTTCGTGGACGAGACATTGAGCGGCACCCTGGTCGGGCAACTTCCTCTTGGACAACGGTTGCTGACGGCCGCTTTCCATTCCATATCAGCTCGAACTGGCGGCTTCAGCACCGTCCCACTGGCGGAGTTTAGTCAGGCCAGCTTGATAGGACTCCTGACATTGATGTTCATCGGCGCTTCCACGGCTTCCATGGGCGGTGGGGTGAAGACGAATACGATTGGCGCACTGCTGATGACTGTGTGGTCCATCGCTCGTGGCCGACTGGAGGTAGAAGCCTTCGGCCGTACTATCCCTCAAGAGACGATCTACAAGGCCTTAGCTGTGGTAACAGGGGCCATGCTTTGGGTGCTCGGAGCAAGCACAATCCTAGCAATTCTTGAAGATCACGCTTTGATGCCGCTGCTCTTGGAGACCGTCTCGGCCTTCGGGACAGTAGGGTATTCTATAGGCATTACGTCTGAGCTCTCGGTGGCTGGGAAGCTGGTGATCATTGCTACGATGTTCGCCGGCCGGCTGGGACCGTTGACCCTGGTGGCTGCACTGACTAGGCAACCCCAACTCCCGGCGGTGCGCTATCCTGAAGAGAAAATCCTTATCGGCTAA
- a CDS encoding TrkA family potassium uptake protein has protein sequence MGKSFLIIGLGRFGESLACALIEAGHEVLGVDRDPAVVQALANQLTHVVQADATQEDVLRSLGVNNFDAVIVGSAGNFESSTLITLSLKQLGARHIVAKALTDMQAEVLRRVGADEVILPEREAGLRLARRLTAPNILEYLALGPDLSVAELVAPDFLTGKTLGELDVRRRYRVTVLLIKNGDRLVISPDPDDRIEAGDVLVVVGRDADIQRLRQG, from the coding sequence ATGGGCAAGAGTTTTCTAATCATCGGCCTGGGTCGCTTTGGAGAAAGCCTGGCCTGCGCTCTAATCGAGGCCGGCCACGAGGTGCTGGGAGTGGATCGAGATCCCGCTGTGGTCCAGGCCCTGGCCAACCAGCTAACCCATGTGGTTCAGGCAGATGCTACTCAGGAGGATGTGCTGCGCAGCCTGGGGGTGAATAACTTTGATGCGGTGATCGTGGGATCAGCTGGCAACTTTGAATCCAGCACGCTGATCACCCTCTCCCTCAAACAATTAGGCGCTCGTCACATTGTGGCTAAGGCCCTGACAGATATGCAAGCTGAGGTCTTGCGCCGGGTAGGAGCCGATGAGGTGATCCTGCCAGAACGAGAGGCTGGTCTGCGCCTGGCTCGTCGCCTGACGGCTCCCAACATCTTGGAATATTTGGCTCTAGGCCCTGACCTCAGTGTAGCCGAACTGGTGGCGCCGGACTTCTTGACCGGCAAAACCCTGGGCGAACTAGACGTGCGTCGACGCTACCGGGTTACCGTGCTGTTGATCAAGAATGGTGATCGCCTAGTCATCTCTCCCGACCCAGATGACCGCATTGAGGCTGGGGATGTGTTGGTGGTAGTGGGACGGGACGCAGATATTCAGCGACTGCGGCAGGGCTAG
- a CDS encoding DedA family protein, which translates to MEILRQLVQWTVSWANTPYGGVALFAIAFAESSFFPVPPDVLMIPLALAQTSKALFFAAVATAGSTLGGIFGFFIGYIGGRPLLQRLFKPEKVALVQGYYQRYDVWAVGIAGFTPIPYKLFSISAGVFGLDLRRFILASIAGRGGRFFLVGLVIMVFGEPVKTFLDAYFDLAVIAFTLLLVGGFYVVNLLARQAARKGVKASSLPSDNPEPMMEE; encoded by the coding sequence ATGGAAATTCTGCGCCAACTTGTACAATGGACGGTGAGTTGGGCCAATACGCCCTATGGCGGAGTAGCCCTCTTCGCCATCGCTTTTGCCGAGTCATCTTTCTTTCCTGTACCGCCAGACGTGCTAATGATTCCCCTGGCATTGGCCCAGACGTCTAAGGCACTGTTCTTTGCCGCCGTGGCCACGGCAGGTTCGACCCTAGGTGGCATCTTCGGCTTTTTCATTGGCTATATAGGAGGACGCCCGCTGCTTCAGCGGCTCTTCAAGCCGGAGAAGGTCGCCCTGGTGCAGGGCTACTATCAGCGCTACGATGTGTGGGCTGTGGGCATCGCCGGCTTCACCCCTATCCCCTACAAACTGTTTTCCATCTCGGCGGGGGTTTTTGGGTTAGATCTCAGGCGCTTCATTCTAGCCTCTATCGCAGGCCGAGGTGGTCGCTTTTTCCTGGTGGGACTAGTGATCATGGTCTTCGGTGAACCGGTAAAAACCTTTCTGGACGCCTACTTCGACTTGGCGGTGATCGCCTTCACCTTACTGCTTGTCGGCGGCTTCTACGTGGTCAACTTGCTTGCCCGGCAGGCCGCGCGTAAAGGGGTGAAGGCCTCCTCTTTGCCAAGCGACAATCCCGAGCCAATGATGGAAGAGTGA
- a CDS encoding cellulase family glycosylhydrolase, protein MKIERRWLWIFPALGIAVALIWAAPKPRGLRFAVHTLSPDDRTLARAREAGFEAIVQLFSWREIEPTRGQFHWQVPDEIVRAAEYYGLDLVIRLDHHPAWASAAPLTLNAPPDDFGEYARFVSTVARRYRGRVLGYIVWNEPNLAHEWGGRPPDPAGYVALLKLAYQAIKEADPRARVVSAGLAPTNHRDATAMDDRLYLQAMYEAGAREYFDVLGAHPYGFGHPPDDPRGAHEGLNMARLEELREIMVRYGDADKPVWATEMGWRVGDDGAGQPGVTLEQQASYLVSAFEQARARWPWLELMAVWNLGGEREGKWADYSLLNSDGSPRPAYQALAHMDKGWSASVMRWTLRAGWEYLIERWGRPRRPILAEDAIVHLGDSEFPEPWRPLYGARNPSSAWRGTFYLRTPGSRPWRLTMRVMQSNFWGNHVWINGYRLDPPLYPEDFSGSWISYTWEVPATWLRPGMNELEVIITRAIPLIQDFRFAWDDVQFKDAYLWR, encoded by the coding sequence ATGAAGATCGAGCGACGCTGGCTTTGGATATTTCCGGCGTTGGGTATTGCGGTCGCGTTGATCTGGGCTGCGCCGAAGCCCCGTGGCCTTCGTTTCGCAGTCCACACCCTCTCGCCTGATGATCGCACGCTGGCACGGGCGCGGGAGGCCGGCTTCGAGGCCATCGTACAACTCTTCAGTTGGCGGGAGATCGAGCCGACGCGCGGCCAGTTTCACTGGCAAGTGCCCGACGAGATCGTCCGCGCCGCCGAGTACTATGGCCTCGATCTAGTGATTCGGCTGGACCACCACCCGGCATGGGCCAGCGCAGCACCGCTCACCTTGAACGCGCCACCTGACGACTTCGGAGAATATGCGCGCTTCGTGTCCACAGTGGCCCGCCGTTATCGAGGCCGGGTGCTGGGCTACATTGTCTGGAATGAGCCCAACTTGGCCCATGAGTGGGGAGGCCGTCCACCTGATCCTGCAGGTTACGTGGCGCTGTTGAAGCTCGCCTACCAGGCCATCAAGGAAGCGGATCCCCGGGCGCGGGTGGTCAGCGCAGGCTTGGCGCCTACCAACCATCGAGACGCAACGGCTATGGATGATCGGCTGTATCTGCAGGCGATGTATGAGGCAGGGGCGCGAGAGTACTTTGACGTCCTAGGCGCTCATCCATATGGCTTCGGCCATCCGCCTGATGACCCGCGGGGTGCGCACGAGGGGCTAAATATGGCCCGGCTAGAGGAGCTGAGGGAGATCATGGTGCGATACGGAGATGCCGATAAGCCGGTATGGGCAACAGAGATGGGATGGCGAGTGGGCGATGATGGGGCTGGACAGCCAGGAGTGACCCTGGAACAGCAAGCGAGCTATTTGGTCAGCGCGTTCGAGCAGGCCCGCGCTCGGTGGCCATGGCTGGAGTTGATGGCGGTCTGGAATCTAGGGGGGGAACGAGAGGGGAAATGGGCTGACTATAGCCTACTGAATTCGGATGGAAGCCCGCGGCCGGCCTATCAGGCGCTGGCCCACATGGACAAGGGGTGGTCGGCCTCGGTGATGCGCTGGACGCTGCGCGCTGGGTGGGAGTACCTTATAGAGCGATGGGGGCGGCCGCGCCGCCCGATCCTAGCCGAAGATGCGATCGTACATCTAGGCGACAGTGAGTTCCCCGAGCCGTGGCGGCCCCTTTATGGCGCTCGCAACCCCAGCTCAGCCTGGCGAGGCACGTTCTATCTGCGCACCCCTGGGTCACGCCCGTGGCGGCTGACGATGCGAGTCATGCAGAGCAACTTCTGGGGCAACCACGTCTGGATCAACGGCTATCGGCTGGACCCTCCGCTTTATCCCGAGGATTTCAGCGGCAGTTGGATCTCCTATACGTGGGAGGTGCCCGCAACGTGGTTGCGACCTGGGATGAACGAGCTCGAGGTGATCATTACGCGGGCTATTCCCCTCATTCAGGATTTTCGCTTCGCCTGGGATGACGTACAGTTCAAAGATGCGTACCTGTGGCGATGA
- a CDS encoding basic amino acid ABC transporter substrate-binding protein gives MHIVRWTGFAFVLLSLALLIAACAPAAAPATPTAPPVAEQPQATEQPAKIKIKVGMNAEYRPFEYVDESGNIVGFDVDLIKALAERAGFEVELINTKWDGIFTALAAGEFDVVCSAATITEERQQTVDFTDPYFNAGQSIAVLESNTEIKGLEDLKGKRIGVQLGTTGDIEASKIEGAEVKRYEEITLAFQALANGDVDAVINDAPTSAAIIKANPELKAKLVGEPFTNEFYGIAVNKNKPEIRDALNKALAEIKADGTYDRIYQKWFGTGGD, from the coding sequence ATGCACATCGTACGTTGGACAGGGTTCGCCTTTGTGTTGCTGAGCCTGGCCTTGCTGATCGCTGCTTGTGCGCCAGCCGCTGCGCCGGCGACGCCCACCGCGCCGCCAGTTGCCGAGCAGCCCCAAGCCACTGAACAGCCCGCCAAGATCAAGATCAAGGTAGGCATGAACGCCGAATATCGTCCCTTTGAGTACGTAGACGAGTCAGGCAACATCGTCGGATTTGACGTGGATCTGATCAAGGCGCTGGCCGAGCGCGCTGGGTTCGAGGTCGAGCTGATCAACACCAAGTGGGATGGCATTTTTACCGCCCTAGCGGCTGGTGAGTTCGATGTCGTCTGCTCCGCGGCGACCATCACCGAAGAACGTCAGCAGACGGTAGATTTCACCGATCCTTACTTCAATGCCGGCCAGAGCATTGCCGTGTTGGAGTCCAACACCGAGATCAAGGGCCTGGAAGACCTGAAGGGCAAGCGGATCGGCGTGCAACTGGGCACCACCGGCGATATCGAGGCCTCGAAGATCGAAGGGGCTGAGGTCAAGCGCTATGAGGAGATCACATTGGCTTTCCAGGCGTTGGCTAACGGAGATGTGGATGCCGTCATCAATGACGCGCCTACCTCGGCGGCCATCATCAAGGCCAACCCGGAGTTGAAGGCCAAACTGGTCGGCGAGCCGTTCACCAATGAGTTCTATGGCATTGCGGTCAACAAGAACAAACCCGAGATCCGCGATGCCCTGAACAAGGCGCTGGCCGAGATCAAAGCAGATGGCACGTACGACCGGATCTACCAGAAATGGTTTGGGACGGGTGGTGACTGA